Proteins encoded together in one Oncorhynchus mykiss isolate Arlee chromosome 7, USDA_OmykA_1.1, whole genome shotgun sequence window:
- the LOC110527435 gene encoding male-specific lethal 3 homolog isoform X2, producing the protein MNSRGMKFKFHKGEKVLCFEPDPTKAKVLYDAKVVDVVIGKDERGKRVPEYLIHFNGWNRSWDRLAAEDHVLRETDENRKLQRKLARKAVARMRRKGWGKRRRRLPGVESALKTLPEEKEESDDACLITSSDNSDEDDSEDPESLKSEESDSSEDLDKMEEQEAHAKMESEDKTINIDIPEVLKKKLEDDCYYINKRKKLVKLPCQMNILNILESYVKHFAFNAAFSANERYRSHQSTAQTSLSPHYVPPEKNEELCKEMVDGLRITFDFTLPMILLYPNEHAQFKKVSSSKFFLPIRDNTASSSKTLRERTPSPSGHNPSTPQSTDSQPALSEASTTTANPTTTTPKRRRCASTADPDAPQSLRRSTRHTSGGERMAGEGGSGSATTSPQPKRRLASLDTPAQLPKFFLNLEKKTPVHSGSSSPLPQTPSKEDSGVFSGLESRRNNELNEVLSWKLTPDNYPQSDQPPPPSYLYGSQHLLRLFVKLPEILGKMQIPEKNLRALVKHLELFLSFPSSHLSALLYTEGLMTPFFSQLGFWLSSTRTFFRSRRTCRHRRPTTA; encoded by the exons ATGAACTCCCGGGGAATGAAATTTAAATTCCACAAAGGAGAAAAAGTCCTATGTTTCGAACCTGACCCTACGAAGGCTAAAGTACTCTATGATGCAAAG GTCGTCGATGTTGTAATTGGCAAAGATGAACGTGGAAAGCGAGTCCCAGAATACCTGATTCACTTCAATGGTTGGAACAGAAG TTGGGATCGATTGGCAGCAGAGGACCATGTGCTCAGGGAAACTGACGAAAATCGCAAATTACAACGTAAACTGGCTCGTAAAGCTGTGGCTCGCAT GAGGAGAAAGGGATGGGGGAAGAGACGTCGTCGTCTACCCGGTGTTGAGTCAGCTCTGAAGACACTTCctgaagagaaggaagagagtgaTGACGCAT GTTTGATTACGTCTTCAGACAACAGTGACGAGGACGATTCCGAGGATCCTGAATCTTTGAAAAGTGAGGAGAGCGACTCTTCCGAAGATTTGGACAAAATG GAAGAGCAGGAAGCTCACGCTAAGATGGAGAGTGAGGACAAGACCATCAACATAGACATCCCTGAGGTTCTCAAGAAGAAACTGGAGGATGACTGCTACTACATCAACAAGAGGAAGAAG TTGGTGAAGCTTCCGTGCCAGATGAACATATTGAACATCTTGGAATCATACGTGAAGCACTTTGCCTTCAACGCAGCCTTCTCTGCCAATGAGAGGTACAGAAGTCACCAGAGCACCGCTCAGACCAGCCTCAGTCCTCACTATGTTCCTCCAGAGAAGAA TGAGGAGCTTTGCAAGGAGATGGTGGACGGCCTGAGAATCACCTTCGACTTCACCCTTCCCATGATCCTCCTGTACCCCAACGAGCACGCTCAGTTCAAGAAAGTCAGCTCCTCAAAGTTCTTCCTGCCTATCCGGGACAACACAGCCAGCTCCAGCAA GACCCTGCGTGAGCGCACCCCCAGCCCCTCTGGCCACAACCCCTCCACCCCCCAGTCCACGGACAGTCAACCGGCCCTGAGCGAGGCCTCCACAACCACGGcaaaccccaccaccaccacgccCAAACGCCGGCGCTGTGCCTCCACGGCCGACCCTGACGCCCCCCAGTCCCTGCGGCGCTCCACACGTCACACCTCGGGGGGTGAGCGGATGGCGGGCGAGGGGGGCAGCGGCAGCGCTACAACCTCACCCCAGCCCAAACGCCGCCTTGCCAGCCTCGACACGCCTGCCCAGCTGCCCAAATTCTTCCTCAATCTAGAGAAGA AAACCCCTGTCCACAGTGGCTCGTCCTCTCCGTTGCCCCAGACGCCCAGCAAGGAGGACAGCGGCGTCTTCTCTGGCCTGGAGAGCCGACGGAACAACGAGCTCAATGAGGTCCTGAGCTGGAAGCTGACCCCTGATAACTACCCCCAGAGTGACCAGCCTCCCCCACCCTCCTACCTGTACGGTTCACAACACCTCCTACGCCTCTTCG TGAAGCTGCCAGAGATCCTGGGGAAGATGCAAATCCCAGAGAAGAacctaagggccctggtcaaacaccTGGAGCTCTTCCTCAG TTTCCCCTCCAGCCACCTCTCTGCGCTGTTGTACACTGAGGGACTTATGACTCCTTTCTTCTCACAGCTGG GTTTTTGGCTGAGTTCCACGAGGACTTTTTTCCGGAGTCGGCGTACGTGTCGTCATCGGAGGCCCACTACTGCATGA
- the LOC110527435 gene encoding male-specific lethal 3 homolog isoform X1, with protein MNSRGMKFKFHKGEKVLCFEPDPTKAKVLYDAKVVDVVIGKDERGKRVPEYLIHFNGWNRSWDRLAAEDHVLRETDENRKLQRKLARKAVARMRRKGWGKRRRRLPGVESALKTLPEEKEESDDACLITSSDNSDEDDSEDPESLKSEESDSSEDLDKMQEEQEAHAKMESEDKTINIDIPEVLKKKLEDDCYYINKRKKLVKLPCQMNILNILESYVKHFAFNAAFSANERYRSHQSTAQTSLSPHYVPPEKNEELCKEMVDGLRITFDFTLPMILLYPNEHAQFKKVSSSKFFLPIRDNTASSSKTLRERTPSPSGHNPSTPQSTDSQPALSEASTTTANPTTTTPKRRRCASTADPDAPQSLRRSTRHTSGGERMAGEGGSGSATTSPQPKRRLASLDTPAQLPKFFLNLEKKTPVHSGSSSPLPQTPSKEDSGVFSGLESRRNNELNEVLSWKLTPDNYPQSDQPPPPSYLYGSQHLLRLFVKLPEILGKMQIPEKNLRALVKHLELFLSFPSSHLSALLYTEGLMTPFFSQLGFWLSSTRTFFRSRRTCRHRRPTTA; from the exons ATGAACTCCCGGGGAATGAAATTTAAATTCCACAAAGGAGAAAAAGTCCTATGTTTCGAACCTGACCCTACGAAGGCTAAAGTACTCTATGATGCAAAG GTCGTCGATGTTGTAATTGGCAAAGATGAACGTGGAAAGCGAGTCCCAGAATACCTGATTCACTTCAATGGTTGGAACAGAAG TTGGGATCGATTGGCAGCAGAGGACCATGTGCTCAGGGAAACTGACGAAAATCGCAAATTACAACGTAAACTGGCTCGTAAAGCTGTGGCTCGCAT GAGGAGAAAGGGATGGGGGAAGAGACGTCGTCGTCTACCCGGTGTTGAGTCAGCTCTGAAGACACTTCctgaagagaaggaagagagtgaTGACGCAT GTTTGATTACGTCTTCAGACAACAGTGACGAGGACGATTCCGAGGATCCTGAATCTTTGAAAAGTGAGGAGAGCGACTCTTCCGAAGATTTGGACAAAATG CAGGAAGAGCAGGAAGCTCACGCTAAGATGGAGAGTGAGGACAAGACCATCAACATAGACATCCCTGAGGTTCTCAAGAAGAAACTGGAGGATGACTGCTACTACATCAACAAGAGGAAGAAG TTGGTGAAGCTTCCGTGCCAGATGAACATATTGAACATCTTGGAATCATACGTGAAGCACTTTGCCTTCAACGCAGCCTTCTCTGCCAATGAGAGGTACAGAAGTCACCAGAGCACCGCTCAGACCAGCCTCAGTCCTCACTATGTTCCTCCAGAGAAGAA TGAGGAGCTTTGCAAGGAGATGGTGGACGGCCTGAGAATCACCTTCGACTTCACCCTTCCCATGATCCTCCTGTACCCCAACGAGCACGCTCAGTTCAAGAAAGTCAGCTCCTCAAAGTTCTTCCTGCCTATCCGGGACAACACAGCCAGCTCCAGCAA GACCCTGCGTGAGCGCACCCCCAGCCCCTCTGGCCACAACCCCTCCACCCCCCAGTCCACGGACAGTCAACCGGCCCTGAGCGAGGCCTCCACAACCACGGcaaaccccaccaccaccacgccCAAACGCCGGCGCTGTGCCTCCACGGCCGACCCTGACGCCCCCCAGTCCCTGCGGCGCTCCACACGTCACACCTCGGGGGGTGAGCGGATGGCGGGCGAGGGGGGCAGCGGCAGCGCTACAACCTCACCCCAGCCCAAACGCCGCCTTGCCAGCCTCGACACGCCTGCCCAGCTGCCCAAATTCTTCCTCAATCTAGAGAAGA AAACCCCTGTCCACAGTGGCTCGTCCTCTCCGTTGCCCCAGACGCCCAGCAAGGAGGACAGCGGCGTCTTCTCTGGCCTGGAGAGCCGACGGAACAACGAGCTCAATGAGGTCCTGAGCTGGAAGCTGACCCCTGATAACTACCCCCAGAGTGACCAGCCTCCCCCACCCTCCTACCTGTACGGTTCACAACACCTCCTACGCCTCTTCG TGAAGCTGCCAGAGATCCTGGGGAAGATGCAAATCCCAGAGAAGAacctaagggccctggtcaaacaccTGGAGCTCTTCCTCAG TTTCCCCTCCAGCCACCTCTCTGCGCTGTTGTACACTGAGGGACTTATGACTCCTTTCTTCTCACAGCTGG GTTTTTGGCTGAGTTCCACGAGGACTTTTTTCCGGAGTCGGCGTACGTGTCGTCATCGGAGGCCCACTACTGCATGA
- the LOC110527435 gene encoding male-specific lethal 3 homolog isoform X4: MNSRGMKFKFHKGEKVLCFEPDPTKAKVLYDAKVVDVVIGKDERGKRVPEYLIHFNGWNRSWDRLAAEDHVLRETDENRKLQRKLARKAVARMRRKGWGKRRRRLPGVESALKTLPEEKEESDDACLITSSDNSDEDDSEDPESLKSEESDSSEDLDKMQEEQEAHAKMESEDKTINIDIPEVLKKKLEDDCYYINKRKKLVKLPCQMNILNILESYVKHFAFNAAFSANERYRSHQSTAQTSLSPHYVPPEKNEELCKEMVDGLRITFDFTLPMILLYPNEHAQFKKVSSSKFFLPIRDNTASSSKTLRERTPSPSGHNPSTPQSTDSQPALSEASTTTANPTTTTPKRRRCASTADPDAPQSLRRSTRHTSGGERMAGEGGSGSATTSPQPKRRLASLDTPAQLPKFFLNLEKKTPVHSGSSSPLPQTPSKEDSGVFSGLESRRNNELNEVLSWKLTPDNYPQSDQPPPPSYLYGSQHLLRLFVKLPEILGKMQIPEKNLRALVKHLELFLSFPSSHLSALLYTEGLMTPFFSQLGRNMDF; the protein is encoded by the exons ATGAACTCCCGGGGAATGAAATTTAAATTCCACAAAGGAGAAAAAGTCCTATGTTTCGAACCTGACCCTACGAAGGCTAAAGTACTCTATGATGCAAAG GTCGTCGATGTTGTAATTGGCAAAGATGAACGTGGAAAGCGAGTCCCAGAATACCTGATTCACTTCAATGGTTGGAACAGAAG TTGGGATCGATTGGCAGCAGAGGACCATGTGCTCAGGGAAACTGACGAAAATCGCAAATTACAACGTAAACTGGCTCGTAAAGCTGTGGCTCGCAT GAGGAGAAAGGGATGGGGGAAGAGACGTCGTCGTCTACCCGGTGTTGAGTCAGCTCTGAAGACACTTCctgaagagaaggaagagagtgaTGACGCAT GTTTGATTACGTCTTCAGACAACAGTGACGAGGACGATTCCGAGGATCCTGAATCTTTGAAAAGTGAGGAGAGCGACTCTTCCGAAGATTTGGACAAAATG CAGGAAGAGCAGGAAGCTCACGCTAAGATGGAGAGTGAGGACAAGACCATCAACATAGACATCCCTGAGGTTCTCAAGAAGAAACTGGAGGATGACTGCTACTACATCAACAAGAGGAAGAAG TTGGTGAAGCTTCCGTGCCAGATGAACATATTGAACATCTTGGAATCATACGTGAAGCACTTTGCCTTCAACGCAGCCTTCTCTGCCAATGAGAGGTACAGAAGTCACCAGAGCACCGCTCAGACCAGCCTCAGTCCTCACTATGTTCCTCCAGAGAAGAA TGAGGAGCTTTGCAAGGAGATGGTGGACGGCCTGAGAATCACCTTCGACTTCACCCTTCCCATGATCCTCCTGTACCCCAACGAGCACGCTCAGTTCAAGAAAGTCAGCTCCTCAAAGTTCTTCCTGCCTATCCGGGACAACACAGCCAGCTCCAGCAA GACCCTGCGTGAGCGCACCCCCAGCCCCTCTGGCCACAACCCCTCCACCCCCCAGTCCACGGACAGTCAACCGGCCCTGAGCGAGGCCTCCACAACCACGGcaaaccccaccaccaccacgccCAAACGCCGGCGCTGTGCCTCCACGGCCGACCCTGACGCCCCCCAGTCCCTGCGGCGCTCCACACGTCACACCTCGGGGGGTGAGCGGATGGCGGGCGAGGGGGGCAGCGGCAGCGCTACAACCTCACCCCAGCCCAAACGCCGCCTTGCCAGCCTCGACACGCCTGCCCAGCTGCCCAAATTCTTCCTCAATCTAGAGAAGA AAACCCCTGTCCACAGTGGCTCGTCCTCTCCGTTGCCCCAGACGCCCAGCAAGGAGGACAGCGGCGTCTTCTCTGGCCTGGAGAGCCGACGGAACAACGAGCTCAATGAGGTCCTGAGCTGGAAGCTGACCCCTGATAACTACCCCCAGAGTGACCAGCCTCCCCCACCCTCCTACCTGTACGGTTCACAACACCTCCTACGCCTCTTCG TGAAGCTGCCAGAGATCCTGGGGAAGATGCAAATCCCAGAGAAGAacctaagggccctggtcaaacaccTGGAGCTCTTCCTCAG TTTCCCCTCCAGCCACCTCTCTGCGCTGTTGTACACTGAGGGACTTATGACTCCTTTCTTCTCACAGCTGG GGAGAAATATGGATTTCTGA
- the LOC110527435 gene encoding male-specific lethal 3 homolog isoform X3, translating to MNSRGMKFKFHKGEKVLCFEPDPTKAKVLYDAKVVDVVIGKDERGKRVPEYLIHFNGWNRSWDRLAAEDHVLRETDENRKLQRKLARKAVARMRRKGWGKRRRRLPGVESALKTLPEEKEESDDACLITSSDNSDEDDSEDPESLKSEESDSSEDLDKMQEEQEAHAKMESEDKTINIDIPEVLKKKLEDDCYYINKRKKLVKLPCQMNILNILESYVKHFAFNAAFSANERYRSHQSTAQTSLSPHYVPPEKNEELCKEMVDGLRITFDFTLPMILLYPNEHAQFKKVSSSKFFLPIRDNTASSSKTLRERTPSPSGHNPSTPQSTDSQPALSEASTTTANPTTTTPKRRRCASTADPDAPQSLRRSTRHTSGGERMAGEGGSGSATTSPQPKRRLASLDTPAQLPKFFLNLEKKTPVHSGSSSPLPQTPSKEDSGVFSGLESRRNNELNEVLSWKLTPDNYPQSDQPPPPSYLYGSQHLLRLFVKLPEILGKMQIPEKNLRALVKHLELFLRFLAEFHEDFFPESAYVSSSEAHYCMKHPRAVY from the exons ATGAACTCCCGGGGAATGAAATTTAAATTCCACAAAGGAGAAAAAGTCCTATGTTTCGAACCTGACCCTACGAAGGCTAAAGTACTCTATGATGCAAAG GTCGTCGATGTTGTAATTGGCAAAGATGAACGTGGAAAGCGAGTCCCAGAATACCTGATTCACTTCAATGGTTGGAACAGAAG TTGGGATCGATTGGCAGCAGAGGACCATGTGCTCAGGGAAACTGACGAAAATCGCAAATTACAACGTAAACTGGCTCGTAAAGCTGTGGCTCGCAT GAGGAGAAAGGGATGGGGGAAGAGACGTCGTCGTCTACCCGGTGTTGAGTCAGCTCTGAAGACACTTCctgaagagaaggaagagagtgaTGACGCAT GTTTGATTACGTCTTCAGACAACAGTGACGAGGACGATTCCGAGGATCCTGAATCTTTGAAAAGTGAGGAGAGCGACTCTTCCGAAGATTTGGACAAAATG CAGGAAGAGCAGGAAGCTCACGCTAAGATGGAGAGTGAGGACAAGACCATCAACATAGACATCCCTGAGGTTCTCAAGAAGAAACTGGAGGATGACTGCTACTACATCAACAAGAGGAAGAAG TTGGTGAAGCTTCCGTGCCAGATGAACATATTGAACATCTTGGAATCATACGTGAAGCACTTTGCCTTCAACGCAGCCTTCTCTGCCAATGAGAGGTACAGAAGTCACCAGAGCACCGCTCAGACCAGCCTCAGTCCTCACTATGTTCCTCCAGAGAAGAA TGAGGAGCTTTGCAAGGAGATGGTGGACGGCCTGAGAATCACCTTCGACTTCACCCTTCCCATGATCCTCCTGTACCCCAACGAGCACGCTCAGTTCAAGAAAGTCAGCTCCTCAAAGTTCTTCCTGCCTATCCGGGACAACACAGCCAGCTCCAGCAA GACCCTGCGTGAGCGCACCCCCAGCCCCTCTGGCCACAACCCCTCCACCCCCCAGTCCACGGACAGTCAACCGGCCCTGAGCGAGGCCTCCACAACCACGGcaaaccccaccaccaccacgccCAAACGCCGGCGCTGTGCCTCCACGGCCGACCCTGACGCCCCCCAGTCCCTGCGGCGCTCCACACGTCACACCTCGGGGGGTGAGCGGATGGCGGGCGAGGGGGGCAGCGGCAGCGCTACAACCTCACCCCAGCCCAAACGCCGCCTTGCCAGCCTCGACACGCCTGCCCAGCTGCCCAAATTCTTCCTCAATCTAGAGAAGA AAACCCCTGTCCACAGTGGCTCGTCCTCTCCGTTGCCCCAGACGCCCAGCAAGGAGGACAGCGGCGTCTTCTCTGGCCTGGAGAGCCGACGGAACAACGAGCTCAATGAGGTCCTGAGCTGGAAGCTGACCCCTGATAACTACCCCCAGAGTGACCAGCCTCCCCCACCCTCCTACCTGTACGGTTCACAACACCTCCTACGCCTCTTCG TGAAGCTGCCAGAGATCCTGGGGAAGATGCAAATCCCAGAGAAGAacctaagggccctggtcaaacaccTGGAGCTCTTCCTCAG GTTTTTGGCTGAGTTCCACGAGGACTTTTTTCCGGAGTCGGCGTACGTGTCGTCATCGGAGGCCCACTACTGCATGAAGCACCCGCGGGCCGTTTACTGA